Proteins from one Halopseudomonas pelagia genomic window:
- a CDS encoding ShlB/FhaC/HecB family hemolysin secretion/activation protein has protein sequence MKYWLISLPVVLLGALTSNAYALPLPQAADPAGRERDLLRREQTLQERRQLQQREEQSVAPAEVVGDPAEGPSFVLNSVRFTQSELFTPEELRAIVLPYLGKETRLSDLNRMVAEINQAYKGKDIYTATALLPKQDVTGGVVIIRLVEGKLGEMLVEGNSYVPDPYVRGWLTFPENQTLVDINALESDILEFNRVNDARLQAELRAGKDFGLTDIVVVVDEPLQNNVQLFLDNYGYASSGENEVGAIYRRQGVFTGNDRGLLYALASDGNQAFTAIYSAPVKTSRWRLGGSLAINQSEVTEGDFKDLSVEGDSTSITLDASWLAISTPRFWVNALGSAMHSNSATSVLGEDISDYKINKLNTGAQLTWLGSGWQLSARQLVGWVSTQNQSANSGDQSFALLTGDMSGYYRPGQSNWYGLMQMDYQYTNEEALPGAVSYSIGGPTSIRGYAPGLISGDYGIQSSLESHYSGLRALGGDLDPFAFYDVGTVYSKNPTQTPQAAGVGLGWTGVKGFAVNMTYANALATILPDQDDWVFYARLSWEWGR, from the coding sequence ATGAAATATTGGCTTATCTCGTTACCGGTGGTTTTGCTCGGCGCGCTTACCTCCAATGCCTACGCCTTGCCGCTTCCGCAGGCGGCGGATCCGGCAGGTCGTGAAAGGGATCTGCTGCGCCGCGAACAGACTCTGCAGGAACGCCGGCAGTTGCAGCAGCGCGAAGAGCAGTCGGTTGCCCCAGCTGAGGTAGTGGGAGATCCTGCCGAGGGTCCGTCCTTCGTGCTAAACAGCGTGCGTTTTACCCAGTCAGAGCTGTTCACTCCGGAAGAGTTGCGAGCGATCGTGTTGCCCTATCTAGGTAAGGAAACACGCTTGTCGGACCTGAATCGCATGGTCGCAGAGATCAATCAAGCCTATAAGGGCAAAGATATCTATACCGCGACCGCCTTGCTACCCAAGCAAGACGTTACCGGTGGAGTGGTGATCATTCGCCTGGTCGAAGGCAAGCTGGGTGAGATGCTGGTTGAAGGCAACAGCTATGTCCCTGACCCCTACGTGCGCGGCTGGTTGACGTTTCCTGAGAACCAAACACTGGTTGATATAAATGCGCTGGAAAGCGACATTCTTGAGTTCAACCGTGTCAATGATGCTCGTCTGCAGGCCGAGTTACGCGCAGGCAAAGATTTCGGTCTAACGGATATTGTCGTGGTGGTCGATGAGCCGTTGCAGAACAATGTGCAGCTTTTTCTGGATAACTACGGGTACGCAAGCTCCGGTGAAAATGAGGTCGGCGCCATCTATCGCAGGCAGGGTGTATTTACCGGCAATGACCGTGGATTGCTGTATGCACTGGCGTCAGACGGTAACCAGGCGTTCACTGCCATTTACAGTGCGCCGGTCAAGACAAGCCGCTGGCGGCTTGGCGGAAGCCTGGCGATCAACCAATCCGAAGTCACAGAGGGTGATTTCAAGGATTTGTCGGTAGAGGGGGATTCAACCAGTATTACCCTGGATGCGTCCTGGCTGGCTATATCTACCCCCCGTTTTTGGGTCAATGCGCTGGGCTCGGCGATGCACTCCAACTCGGCCACCTCCGTGCTCGGGGAGGATATCAGTGACTACAAGATCAACAAGCTCAACACCGGGGCGCAGCTGACCTGGCTGGGCTCGGGCTGGCAACTGTCAGCCCGGCAACTGGTAGGTTGGGTGAGTACACAAAACCAGTCTGCCAATAGCGGTGATCAAAGCTTTGCCCTGTTGACCGGAGATATGAGCGGCTATTACCGGCCTGGACAGTCCAATTGGTACGGATTGATGCAAATGGATTATCAATACACCAATGAGGAGGCACTTCCCGGCGCTGTGTCTTATTCCATCGGCGGGCCTACTTCGATCAGGGGCTATGCGCCAGGTCTTATAAGCGGTGACTATGGTATTCAGAGCAGCCTCGAATCCCACTACAGTGGCCTTCGCGCGCTGGGTGGAGACCTTGATCCCTTTGCGTTTTACGATGTTGGTACCGTGTATTCCAAAAATCCCACACAGACACCTCAAGCTGCGGGCGTAGGTCTGGGCTGGACCGGTGTGAAGGGATTCGCGGTCAATATGACCTATGCTAATGCTTTGGCCACTATTCTACCGGACCAGGATGACTGGGTTTTCTACGCTCGTCTTAGTTGGGAGTGGGGGCGCTAA
- the ychF gene encoding redox-regulated ATPase YchF: MGFNCGIVGLPNVGKSTLFNALTKSGIAAENFPFCTIEPNSGIVPMPDPRLDALAAIVKPQKVLPTTMEFVDIAGLVAGASKGEGLGNKFLANIRETDAIAHVVRCFEDDNVIHVSNSVDPKRDIEIIDLELIFADLDSCEKQLYKVGRNAKGGDKEAVAQKALLEKLIPHFSEGKPARSLIKDLGAEDKQLIKSFHLLTSKPVMYIANVAEDGFENNPHLDVVNAIAAEEGAIVVPVCNKIEAEIAELDDGEEKDMFLESLGLEEPGLNRVIRAGYQLLDLQTYFTAGVKEVRAWTVKVGATAPQSAAAIHTDFEKGFIRAEVIAYDDFIKYNGEAGAKEAGKWRLEGKEYIVKDGDVMHFRFNV; this comes from the coding sequence ATGGGATTCAATTGCGGTATCGTCGGTCTGCCTAATGTTGGCAAATCCACCCTGTTCAATGCGTTGACCAAATCCGGCATTGCTGCAGAAAACTTCCCTTTCTGCACCATTGAGCCAAACAGCGGCATAGTACCCATGCCCGACCCGCGCCTGGACGCGCTGGCGGCCATCGTCAAGCCACAGAAAGTGCTGCCGACTACCATGGAGTTCGTTGACATCGCCGGCCTGGTGGCGGGCGCCTCCAAGGGCGAGGGTCTGGGCAACAAGTTTCTGGCCAATATTCGTGAAACCGATGCCATCGCCCATGTGGTGCGCTGCTTCGAAGACGACAATGTGATTCACGTTTCCAACAGCGTGGACCCCAAGCGCGATATCGAGATCATTGATCTGGAACTGATCTTCGCCGACTTGGACAGCTGCGAGAAGCAGCTCTACAAGGTTGGTCGCAATGCCAAGGGTGGCGACAAGGAAGCCGTAGCGCAAAAAGCCCTGCTGGAAAAACTCATTCCGCACTTCAGCGAAGGCAAACCTGCTCGCTCGCTGATCAAGGATCTGGGCGCGGAAGACAAGCAGTTGATCAAGAGTTTCCACCTGCTGACCAGCAAACCGGTGATGTACATCGCCAACGTCGCGGAAGATGGTTTCGAGAATAATCCGCACCTGGATGTGGTCAACGCCATTGCTGCCGAAGAGGGCGCGATTGTGGTGCCGGTATGCAACAAGATTGAAGCGGAAATTGCCGAGCTGGACGACGGCGAGGAAAAGGACATGTTCCTTGAATCCCTGGGCCTGGAAGAGCCCGGCCTGAACCGCGTGATCCGCGCAGGCTATCAGTTGCTCGATCTGCAGACCTACTTTACCGCCGGGGTAAAGGAAGTGCGCGCCTGGACGGTCAAGGTTGGCGCTACCGCCCCCCAATCAGCAGCCGCGATCCACACCGACTTCGAAAAGGGTTTTATCCGCGCTGAAGTTATCGCCTATGACGACTTCATCAAGTACAACGGTGAAGCCGGTGCCAAGGAAGCAGGCAAGTGGCGCCTGGAAGGCAAAGAGTACATCGTAAAGGACGGCGACGTGATGCACTTCCGCTTCAACGTCTGA
- the pth gene encoding aminoacyl-tRNA hydrolase, with product MTQGIKLIVGLGNPGPEYELTRHNAGALFIERLADKHDVALRMESKFYGLTGRLSLQGQDVRLLIPTTFMNRSGQAVAALAGFYRIAPEEILVAHDELDLPPGVVKCKQGGGTGGHNGLKDILARMGNQNTFYRLRLGIGHPGQSSQVTGFVLGRAPKAEQEALEACVDEAIRELPGMIDGDWTKVMQRLHSFKA from the coding sequence GTGACACAGGGAATCAAGTTGATCGTCGGTCTGGGAAATCCTGGACCTGAATATGAACTGACCCGTCACAACGCTGGCGCCCTTTTTATTGAGCGCCTGGCAGACAAGCATGACGTCGCCCTGCGTATGGAAAGCAAGTTCTACGGGCTGACTGGTCGCCTGAGCCTGCAAGGCCAGGATGTACGCCTGCTCATTCCCACCACCTTCATGAACCGCAGCGGTCAGGCTGTTGCCGCCCTGGCTGGGTTCTACCGTATTGCCCCCGAAGAGATACTGGTTGCCCATGATGAACTGGACCTGCCACCCGGTGTGGTCAAGTGCAAACAAGGCGGCGGTACCGGTGGGCACAACGGTCTGAAAGACATCCTTGCCCGCATGGGCAATCAGAATACCTTTTATCGCTTGCGACTCGGCATCGGTCATCCCGGCCAAAGCTCGCAGGTGACCGGCTTTGTACTGGGCCGCGCGCCCAAAGCCGAACAGGAAGCCCTGGAAGCCTGCGTTGATGAAGCCATCCGCGAACTTCCAGGCATGATTGATGGCGACTGGACCAAGGTCATGCAGCGTCTGCACAGTTTCAAAGCCTGA
- a CDS encoding 50S ribosomal protein L25/general stress protein Ctc, which translates to MVDFTLKAIARDDLGKGASRRLRRNADMVPAIVYGGEKAPQSVSLEARELKKALENEAFFSHVIKLNVDGKKQDVLIKALQRHPAKGHVMHADLLRVVAGHEVTVHVPLHFINEATCVGVKQGGGIISHTMTDVEVTCLPKDLPEFIEVDMAKIELGGIVHLTDLKLPKGVSIVALVQGADHDLPVANVHAPRVVSDEEDTAESEPKADGEESAE; encoded by the coding sequence ATGGTCGACTTCACTCTTAAAGCGATAGCGCGTGATGATCTGGGGAAAGGTGCGAGCCGCCGCCTGCGTCGTAACGCCGATATGGTACCTGCCATTGTATACGGTGGCGAAAAGGCTCCCCAGAGCGTTTCACTGGAAGCCCGTGAACTGAAGAAAGCGCTTGAAAACGAAGCCTTCTTTTCACACGTCATCAAGCTGAACGTTGATGGCAAAAAGCAGGACGTGCTGATCAAGGCTCTGCAGCGTCACCCGGCCAAAGGCCACGTGATGCATGCTGACCTGCTGCGCGTTGTTGCCGGCCACGAAGTGACCGTGCACGTACCCCTGCACTTCATCAACGAAGCAACTTGCGTTGGCGTCAAGCAAGGCGGCGGCATCATCTCCCACACCATGACTGATGTGGAAGTAACCTGCCTGCCGAAAGATCTGCCCGAGTTCATTGAAGTGGACATGGCCAAGATCGAGCTGGGCGGCATCGTTCACCTGACTGATCTTAAACTGCCAAAGGGCGTGAGCATTGTTGCTCTGGTTCAAGGCGCAGATCACGATTTGCCCGTAGCCAACGTTCACGCTCCACGTGTTGTGTCCGATGAAGAAGACACCGCAGAAAGCGAACCGAAGGCCGATGGTGAGGAATCAGCGGAGTAA
- a CDS encoding ribose-phosphate pyrophosphokinase, which produces MSKMMVFAGNANPDLARRVVRQLHIPLGDASVGRFSDGEVTVELNENVRGKDVFIIQPTCAPTNDNLMELVIMADALRRSSASRITAVMPYFGYARQDRRPRSARVAISAKVVADMLGTVGVDRVLTVDLHADQIQGFFDIPVDNIYGSPVLVDDLVSQRHDNLMIVSPDIGGVVRARAVAKQIGADLAIIDKRRPKANQSEVMHIIGDVEGRNCILIDDMVDTAGTLCHAAKALKEHGAAKVFAYATHAVLSGKAIDNITNSVLDELVVTNTIPLTGPSAACDRIRQLDMAPIIAEAMRRISNEESISAMFR; this is translated from the coding sequence GTGTCCAAGATGATGGTTTTTGCGGGGAACGCCAACCCCGATCTGGCACGACGCGTCGTGCGTCAATTGCACATTCCCCTGGGCGATGCCTCGGTTGGCCGTTTCAGCGACGGCGAAGTCACTGTCGAGTTGAACGAAAACGTCCGTGGCAAGGATGTCTTCATCATCCAACCCACCTGCGCACCAACCAACGACAACCTGATGGAACTGGTAATCATGGCCGATGCCCTGCGCCGCTCCTCAGCGTCACGCATCACCGCCGTCATGCCCTATTTTGGTTATGCCCGTCAGGACCGCCGTCCGCGTTCGGCGCGTGTGGCCATCAGCGCCAAAGTGGTCGCCGACATGCTCGGCACCGTTGGTGTTGACCGGGTACTGACTGTCGACCTGCACGCCGATCAGATCCAGGGCTTCTTCGACATACCGGTAGACAACATCTACGGTTCGCCCGTGCTGGTCGACGATCTGGTCAGCCAGCGTCACGACAACCTGATGATCGTATCGCCAGACATTGGTGGCGTGGTCCGCGCCCGCGCCGTGGCCAAGCAGATCGGTGCCGACCTGGCGATTATCGACAAACGTCGACCCAAGGCCAACCAGTCGGAAGTCATGCATATCATCGGTGATGTGGAAGGTCGCAATTGCATCCTGATTGACGACATGGTCGATACCGCCGGCACCTTATGCCATGCAGCCAAGGCGCTTAAAGAACATGGCGCCGCGAAAGTCTTCGCCTACGCGACTCACGCGGTATTGTCCGGCAAGGCGATCGATAATATTACCAATTCGGTACTCGACGAGCTGGTGGTGACCAACACCATTCCGTTGACCGGCCCGAGCGCCGCCTGCGACCGTATCCGCCAGTTGGATATGGCGCCGATCATCGCCGAGGCGATGCGCCGCATCAGCAATGAAGAATCCATCAGCGCCATGTTCCGCTAG
- the ispE gene encoding 4-(cytidine 5'-diphospho)-2-C-methyl-D-erythritol kinase encodes MNLVSLSLPAPAKLNLFLHVTGRRADGYHTLQTLFQFLDIADTLDFSVREDGQVLLCTDLPGVSMNDNLITRAAHLLQQHTNTRLGADITLHKRLPMGGGLGGGSSDAATTLVGLNHLWQTGLSGAELAALGLQLGADVPVFVLGQAAWAEGVGEQLTPVELDEPWYLVLVPDCHVSTAEIFSDQRLTRDTQAITLAAFREQGGRNDCLPVAEERYPAIRNALILLNNYCEAKMTGTGSCVFGAFPNEREADKVRARLPATLQSFVAHGCNRSPLHQMLNKDA; translated from the coding sequence ATGAACCTTGTTTCTCTGAGCCTGCCGGCCCCCGCCAAGCTCAACCTGTTCCTGCACGTCACCGGGCGGCGTGCGGACGGTTACCATACGCTGCAGACCCTGTTTCAGTTTCTGGATATCGCCGACACGCTGGATTTCAGTGTTCGCGAAGACGGGCAGGTGCTGCTGTGCACCGATCTGCCCGGCGTGAGCATGAACGACAATCTTATTACCCGCGCTGCCCATCTGCTGCAACAACATACCAATACCAGACTGGGCGCCGACATTACTCTGCATAAGCGCTTGCCCATGGGCGGCGGATTGGGCGGAGGCAGCTCCGATGCCGCGACCACACTGGTTGGCCTCAATCATCTATGGCAGACCGGCCTTAGCGGCGCAGAGCTTGCTGCACTAGGTCTGCAGCTGGGCGCTGACGTGCCGGTGTTCGTGCTTGGCCAGGCCGCCTGGGCCGAAGGCGTGGGCGAACAGCTGACTCCCGTAGAGCTGGATGAGCCCTGGTATCTGGTGCTGGTGCCCGACTGCCACGTGAGTACCGCAGAGATATTTTCCGATCAGAGGTTGACGCGTGATACCCAGGCCATTACATTAGCGGCCTTCCGAGAACAAGGTGGTCGTAATGATTGCCTGCCGGTCGCGGAAGAGCGTTATCCAGCAATACGTAACGCTTTGATCTTGCTAAACAATTATTGTGAGGCTAAGATGACCGGAACTGGCAGTTGTGTGTTTGGGGCCTTCCCAAACGAACGCGAAGCTGATAAAGTTCGCGCCCGGTTGCCAGCCACTCTACAAAGCTTTGTCGCACACGGATGTAACAGATCACCGTTACACCAAATGCTCAACAAAGACGCGTAA
- the lolB gene encoding lipoprotein insertase outer membrane protein LolB has product MRLFRNLSLLILITTLAACSNLHQRETLELGGDTQAWKVHRQSVEPLQAWLIQGKLGVRSPQESGSGTLYWEQEQDSYDIRLAGPLGRGATQLQGDNDGIVLDIAGQPTMRAASAEELLEQQIGWRLPVEHLLWWVRGLPAPDSPSRLQLDTDSRLARLNQSGWTIEYSRYQTVGDMQLPQRMQLSGHDVLLTLVVTHWEPRALP; this is encoded by the coding sequence ATGCGCCTGTTTCGCAATCTTTCATTACTGATACTGATCACCACCCTCGCCGCCTGTAGCAATCTGCACCAGCGCGAAACCCTTGAGCTGGGCGGCGATACTCAGGCCTGGAAAGTCCATCGGCAAAGTGTCGAGCCACTCCAGGCATGGTTGATTCAGGGCAAGCTAGGCGTGCGCTCGCCCCAGGAGTCGGGCAGCGGCACGCTGTATTGGGAACAAGAGCAGGACAGCTATGACATTCGTCTGGCCGGGCCGCTTGGTCGCGGAGCAACCCAATTGCAAGGCGACAACGATGGTATCGTGCTGGATATCGCCGGACAGCCGACCATGCGCGCCGCTTCTGCAGAAGAGTTGCTTGAGCAGCAGATCGGCTGGCGATTGCCGGTTGAGCATTTGCTCTGGTGGGTCCGCGGCTTACCGGCGCCGGACAGCCCCAGCCGCCTGCAACTGGACACCGACAGCCGCCTTGCGCGGCTGAACCAGTCCGGCTGGACCATTGAATATAGCCGCTATCAGACGGTCGGCGACATGCAATTGCCCCAGCGCATGCAATTGTCTGGGCACGATGTGCTGCTGACACTGGTCGTCACCCACTGGGAGCCCCGCGCACTGCCATGA
- a CDS encoding tetratricopeptide repeat protein, with protein MSHPIKAVFQRPLLSLGLGLILTGCAATSTSPPAPEPAPAIQAEEVEAPEASVVYGNFRKDTLYDLLTAEIAGQRNRYDVALGNYLLQAEQTRDPGVVERAMRVAEFLGAQRPALDMAILWTEVDPQNADAFRSAALHLARAGQHEEAMQAMQTVLAMQGETHFDFLALAAAQSDGETHEALLHSVERLVAENPENAQLIFANALLLQQDEREDEALALLEANPEAASAPPALMLHSRLLAAEGKSDEAISLLQEGLRQSPDDSRMRLLLARLLVSEGELDAAGAQFTLLTQHNPDDQDLLLSLALINLEGEQFEAAAQHFERLLEIDPENATARYHLGIAYQGLDRPDDALQAWQGVQGESEFLTSRLRISQLLTEQGRTEELGKTLEADRAARPDLALQLYLIEIEALAPSEPALAMQRVNEALQQYEFDSSLLYTRAMLAEKLGQPDQLEVDLRTIIEREPDNAMALNALGYTLADRNERLDEALQMIEQAARLNPDDPAITDSLGWVHYRLGNLELAESYLRKAYTAYPDAEVAAHLGEVLWAQGKQREARKVWDEALKSDPENDLIPSIRQRLESN; from the coding sequence ATGAGCCATCCCATCAAGGCAGTCTTCCAACGCCCGTTGCTGAGCCTCGGCCTGGGCCTGATTCTGACCGGCTGCGCTGCCACAAGCACCAGCCCGCCAGCACCTGAGCCTGCACCCGCAATTCAGGCTGAAGAGGTCGAGGCGCCTGAGGCGTCAGTAGTCTATGGCAACTTCCGCAAGGATACGCTGTATGACCTGCTGACGGCGGAAATTGCCGGGCAGCGTAATCGATATGACGTGGCGTTAGGTAATTACCTGTTACAAGCCGAGCAAACCCGTGATCCAGGCGTGGTCGAGCGCGCAATGCGCGTGGCCGAGTTTCTCGGCGCCCAACGCCCCGCGCTGGATATGGCGATACTCTGGACGGAAGTAGACCCGCAGAATGCTGACGCTTTCCGCTCGGCAGCCTTGCACCTGGCTCGCGCTGGTCAGCACGAAGAAGCCATGCAGGCGATGCAGACGGTGCTGGCCATGCAGGGCGAAACGCATTTCGACTTTCTGGCGCTGGCTGCCGCCCAGAGTGACGGCGAGACGCACGAGGCATTGCTGCATAGCGTCGAGCGGCTGGTCGCAGAAAACCCCGAGAACGCTCAGCTGATTTTTGCCAATGCCCTGTTGCTCCAGCAGGACGAGCGCGAAGATGAAGCGCTGGCATTGCTTGAAGCCAATCCTGAAGCAGCGTCTGCGCCGCCGGCGCTGATGCTGCATAGCCGCCTGCTGGCTGCCGAGGGCAAAAGCGATGAGGCCATCAGCCTGTTGCAGGAAGGCTTGAGGCAGAGTCCGGATGACAGCCGCATGCGATTGCTACTGGCTCGCCTGCTGGTGTCCGAAGGCGAACTGGATGCCGCCGGAGCGCAGTTCACCCTGCTTACCCAACATAATCCCGATGATCAGGACCTGTTGCTGTCGCTCGCGCTGATCAATCTGGAGGGCGAGCAATTCGAAGCCGCAGCTCAGCACTTCGAACGTCTGCTGGAAATTGACCCGGAAAATGCTACCGCGCGGTATCACCTGGGCATTGCCTACCAGGGACTTGACCGCCCAGACGACGCCCTGCAGGCCTGGCAAGGGGTCCAGGGTGAAAGTGAATTTCTCACCTCGCGCTTGCGCATCAGCCAGTTGCTGACTGAACAAGGCCGCACCGAAGAACTGGGCAAAACTCTGGAAGCCGATCGGGCAGCCCGCCCTGATCTGGCGCTACAGCTTTATCTGATCGAAATTGAAGCACTTGCCCCCAGCGAGCCAGCTCTGGCCATGCAGCGCGTGAACGAGGCGCTGCAGCAATATGAGTTCGACAGCAGCCTGCTGTACACCCGTGCCATGCTCGCAGAGAAACTGGGCCAGCCCGACCAGCTGGAGGTGGATTTGCGCACGATCATCGAACGCGAGCCGGACAATGCCATGGCGTTGAACGCCCTGGGTTATACGCTGGCCGACCGCAACGAGCGGCTCGATGAAGCACTGCAAATGATTGAACAGGCAGCGCGCCTCAACCCGGATGATCCGGCCATTACCGACAGCCTGGGCTGGGTCCATTACCGCCTGGGCAATCTCGAGCTAGCCGAGAGCTATTTGCGTAAAGCCTATACGGCCTACCCTGATGCAGAAGTCGCTGCGCATCTGGGAGAGGTGCTTTGGGCCCAGGGCAAACAGCGGGAAGCCCGAAAGGTCTGGGACGAAGCGCTGAAGAGCGACCCTGAGAACGATCTGATCCCGTCCATCCGCCAACGTCTGGAAAGCAACTGA
- the hemA gene encoding glutamyl-tRNA reductase, translated as MGFLAFGINHKTAAVDLRERVAFAPEQLADALQRLRDETMTQEVAILSTCNRTEIYCSQDHPDAERLLNWFAGFHGLTLEELRGCSYLHSDAGAVTHMMRVAAGLDSMVLGEPQILGQMKDAWQSARTAGTLGPYLDRLFQSTFNTAKQVRTDTAIGENPVSVAFAAVSLSRQIFSDLKRSTALLIGAGETIALVARHLFEQGVGRIIVANRTLERAELLSEPLGGQAILLNQIPDFLAQCDIVISSTASPLPILGKGAVERALKQRRHKPMFMVDIAVPRDIEPEVGGLADVYLYTVDDLHEVIEDNLRSRQDAAEAAERLIDLGTQEFMQRLRALAAVDVLRRYRVKAEAMRDQELAKAQARLDRGADASVVMAEMARALTNKLLHDPSVQLKQMSAEGRAEALALAQELFALDDVTTTQGES; from the coding sequence ATGGGCTTCCTCGCGTTCGGGATCAATCACAAGACTGCAGCTGTCGATCTGCGTGAACGGGTGGCGTTTGCCCCTGAACAGCTGGCCGACGCCTTGCAGCGTCTGCGTGATGAAACTATGACCCAGGAAGTGGCGATTCTTTCCACCTGCAATCGCACCGAAATCTACTGCTCGCAGGATCATCCCGACGCCGAGCGCCTGTTGAACTGGTTTGCCGGTTTTCACGGATTGACGCTGGAGGAGTTGCGTGGCTGCAGTTACCTGCACAGCGATGCGGGCGCCGTCACGCATATGATGCGTGTGGCCGCCGGGCTGGATTCGATGGTGTTGGGTGAACCGCAGATTCTCGGGCAAATGAAAGATGCCTGGCAGTCGGCGCGCACCGCCGGCACGCTGGGGCCCTATCTGGATCGGCTGTTCCAGAGCACTTTCAATACCGCCAAGCAGGTCCGTACCGACACTGCGATTGGCGAAAACCCGGTCTCGGTAGCCTTTGCCGCGGTCAGTCTGTCGCGGCAGATTTTCAGCGATCTCAAACGCAGCACCGCGCTGTTGATTGGTGCCGGTGAGACCATCGCATTGGTTGCCCGGCACCTGTTCGAGCAGGGCGTGGGCCGGATTATCGTGGCCAACCGTACCCTCGAACGGGCCGAGCTACTAAGCGAACCGCTCGGCGGACAGGCGATTCTGCTCAACCAGATCCCGGACTTCCTCGCCCAGTGCGATATCGTCATCAGTTCCACTGCCAGCCCGCTGCCGATTCTGGGCAAGGGTGCGGTAGAGCGCGCGTTGAAGCAGCGGCGGCACAAGCCGATGTTCATGGTCGATATCGCCGTACCGCGGGATATCGAGCCCGAGGTGGGTGGGCTGGCCGACGTGTATCTGTACACCGTTGACGATCTGCACGAAGTCATCGAAGACAACTTGCGCTCGCGTCAGGACGCCGCCGAGGCCGCCGAACGGCTGATCGATCTGGGTACCCAGGAGTTTATGCAGCGCCTGCGCGCGCTGGCTGCGGTGGATGTACTGCGACGTTACCGGGTCAAGGCCGAGGCCATGCGCGATCAGGAGCTGGCCAAGGCGCAAGCGCGTCTGGACCGCGGCGCGGACGCTTCGGTGGTGATGGCGGAAATGGCCCGCGCGCTGACCAACAAATTGCTGCACGATCCCAGTGTGCAATTGAAACAGATGAGCGCCGAGGGCCGTGCCGAAGCCCTGGCACTGGCCCAGGAGCTGTTTGCCCTGGACGATGTGACTACCACGCAAGGCGAATCATGA
- the prfA gene encoding peptide chain release factor 1 translates to MKASLLNRLDIMQERFEELSAQLSDAEVISDQTRFRAYSKEYADLDATIECYIGWQKVQADLLEARSLLKDSDPDVREMAEEDAADCATRLAEIEERLNFLLLPKDPNDERNVFLEVRAGTGGDEAAIFAGDLFRMYSKYAERQGWRIEILSENTGEHGGYKEVIARVEGQGVYARLKFESGAHRVQRVPETESQGRIHTSACTVAIMPEADEQAQIEINAGDLRVDTYRSSGAGGQHVNKTDSAIRLTHLPTGIVVECQEERSQHKNRAKAMSLLQARLDNRQREAQEKEMSDTRRSLVGSGDRSERIRTYNFPQGRLTDHRINLTLYSLDDVVQGNLDQVIEPLLREYQADQLASLEQI, encoded by the coding sequence ATGAAGGCATCTTTATTAAATCGGCTGGACATCATGCAGGAGCGCTTCGAGGAACTCTCGGCGCAGCTCAGCGATGCCGAGGTGATCAGCGACCAGACCCGTTTCCGCGCCTATTCCAAGGAATATGCCGATCTGGACGCGACCATTGAGTGTTATATCGGTTGGCAGAAGGTGCAGGCCGATCTGCTTGAGGCGCGTAGTCTGCTCAAGGACAGCGACCCGGATGTGCGCGAAATGGCCGAGGAAGATGCGGCCGACTGTGCCACGCGCCTGGCCGAGATCGAAGAGCGGCTGAATTTTCTGTTGCTGCCGAAAGATCCGAATGACGAGCGCAACGTGTTTCTCGAAGTGCGTGCCGGTACCGGCGGCGACGAGGCGGCAATTTTTGCCGGTGACCTGTTCCGCATGTACAGCAAGTATGCTGAACGGCAGGGCTGGCGCATCGAAATCCTCTCGGAAAATACTGGCGAGCATGGCGGTTATAAAGAGGTTATCGCTCGAGTCGAAGGCCAGGGCGTGTATGCCCGGCTGAAATTCGAATCCGGCGCCCATCGCGTGCAACGCGTGCCGGAAACCGAATCCCAGGGGCGTATTCATACTTCGGCCTGCACTGTGGCGATCATGCCCGAGGCTGACGAGCAGGCGCAGATCGAGATCAATGCCGGCGATCTGCGCGTCGATACCTACCGCTCCTCCGGCGCGGGCGGCCAGCACGTGAACAAGACCGACTCGGCTATCCGCCTGACGCACCTGCCCACCGGTATTGTGGTCGAGTGTCAGGAAGAGCGCTCCCAGCACAAGAACCGGGCCAAGGCCATGAGCCTGCTGCAGGCGCGGCTGGATAACCGCCAGCGCGAGGCGCAGGAAAAGGAAATGTCCGACACGCGGCGCTCGCTGGTTGGCTCGGGCGACCGCTCCGAACGTATCCGCACCTATAACTTCCCGCAGGGGCGCTTGACCGACCACCGCATCAATCTGACGCTCTACAGCCTCGACGATGTAGTGCAGGGCAACCTCGATCAGGTGATTGAACCGCTACTGCGTGAATACCAGGCTGATCAGTTGGCCTCTCTGGAACAGATCTGA